Proteins encoded by one window of bacterium:
- a CDS encoding HPF/RaiA family ribosome-associated protein encodes MDIKIYSEVEINKEFEDYIKEKIEKLKKFVFDDGYAEFYIKKDGPLFLTEIYLHSKNIKVFLKEKDNDVNKSVENLLDKAKVKLRKLHDKIVNK; translated from the coding sequence ATGGATATAAAAATTTATTCAGAAGTAGAAATAAATAAAGAATTTGAAGATTACATAAAGGAAAAAATTGAAAAGTTAAAAAAATTTGTATTTGATGATGGATATGCTGAATTTTACATAAAAAAAGATGGGCCTTTATTTTTAACAGAGATTTATTTACATTCAAAAAATATAAAAGTTTTTCTAAAAGAAAAAGATAACGATGTAAATAAAAGTGTTGAAAATTTACTGGACAAAGCAAAAGTAAAGTTAAGAAAATTACATGATAAAATTGTAAACAAATAA
- a CDS encoding SpoIID/LytB domain-containing protein gives MCINYFIFAEEETIFIKLLEGNTVKEIEIEEYISGVVVKEMGENWPVEALKAQAVVSRTYLIWKISTNKRNYYHIENSINHQLYKDCKDEKIKSILLETKGEVLLTENEKIVPVFFHACSGGITANPSDVWKGKYPLNYSVIDPYSEDNPFSYWEKNISKNYLSKILGCSIEKIEVIERDQTNRVKLLQITTKNGNIKLRGTEFREKINQKTEVYFNNPYIIPSTLFEVRDKGDSITFIGKGYGHGVGLSQYGAKKMAEIGFDYKDILKFYFPGLKIKKIY, from the coding sequence ATGTGTATAAATTATTTTATTTTTGCTGAAGAAGAAACAATATTTATAAAATTACTTGAAGGAAATACTGTTAAAGAAATTGAAATAGAGGAATATATTTCTGGTGTAGTTGTAAAAGAAATGGGAGAAAATTGGCCAGTTGAGGCATTAAAGGCACAGGCAGTTGTTTCAAGAACTTATTTAATATGGAAAATAAGTACAAACAAAAGAAATTATTATCATATTGAAAATTCAATAAACCACCAATTATATAAAGATTGTAAAGATGAAAAAATAAAATCCATATTACTTGAAACAAAAGGAGAAGTTTTATTGACAGAAAATGAAAAAATAGTTCCTGTTTTTTTTCACGCATGTTCAGGTGGTATAACTGCAAATCCTTCTGATGTCTGGAAGGGGAAATATCCTTTAAATTATTCAGTTATAGATCCGTATTCAGAAGATAATCCTTTTTCTTACTGGGAAAAAAATATTTCAAAAAATTACCTTTCAAAAATTTTAGGATGTTCAATAGAAAAAATTGAAGTAATTGAAAGAGACCAAACTAATAGAGTAAAACTTTTGCAAATTACAACAAAAAATGGTAATATAAAATTAAGAGGAACAGAATTTAGAGAAAAAATTAATCAAAAAACAGAGGTTTATTTTAATAATCCTTATATAATTCCCAGTACACTGTTTGAAGTTCGGGACAAAGGAGATTCTATAACTTTTATTGGTAAAGGTTATGGACATGGTGTAGGGCTTTCTCAATATGGTGCAAAAAAAATGGCAGAAATTGGATTTGACTATAAAGACATATTAAAATTTTATTTTCCTGGGTTAAAAATAAAAAAAATTTATTAA